DNA from Fusobacterium sp. IOR10:
AAGTCATTCCATTATTAGGGTGAAGCATTTTAGTTGGTTTTAAAAATTTAAATTCACTCATAATTATCCTCCTAGATTATTTAATCTATAATATCTATATTCAAATCTAATTTATAAATAATATCTTTTCTTTCTACTACAATTTGTATTTTTTCAGATAATTGTTCGTCAGCTCTTAACTGTTTGAAAAATTCCTTTGAAGGATTTATTGCAATGGGATTTCCAACTGCATTAAGCATAGTATAATCTCCAGATGTATCTCCATAGGCAAAGCTATCCTTTAAATCAATATTATATTTTTTACAAAATTTGTTTAAAGCTTGAATTTTATGTTCAGAATCCCACATAGGTCCTATTTCACCAGAAAACACTCCATTTTCAATAAAATAAGTTGAACCACAATAGTCATCAGCATTCCATTTTTCTGCCATACGTTTAACTAAAAAATCAGGACTTCCAGATATAAATATAACTTTATGGCCTTGTTC
Protein-coding regions in this window:
- a CDS encoding HAD family phosphatase; amino-acid sequence: MIGAFFDIDGTIYRNSLLTEHFKKMIKYELLDKKIYDENVKKTYTLWSERVGDYDNYLLDLTKVYVEAIKGFSVKDNDFISDQVMKLKGNRVYKYTRDRIKWHKEQGHKVIFISGSPDFLVKRMAEKWNADDYCGSTYFIENGVFSGEIGPMWDSEHKIQALNKFCKKYNIDLKDSFAYGDTSGDYTMLNAVGNPIAINPSKEFFKQLRADEQLSEKIQIVVERKDIIYKLDLNIDIID